Proteins from one Heptranchias perlo isolate sHepPer1 chromosome 42, sHepPer1.hap1, whole genome shotgun sequence genomic window:
- the LOC137306122 gene encoding ETS domain-containing transcription factor ERF-like, whose translation MDCNCVSDLLLTPPLPTLWTPGFAFPDWAYKPESSPGSRQIQLWHFILELLQKEEYQNVIAWQGDYGEFVIKDPDEVAKLWGIRKCKPHMNYDKLSRALRYYYNKRILHKTKGKRFTYKFNFSKVILVNYPLLEMSHSQLLLTSNPFSNTQSQDCTPVTPEVIQSLLTPPRLPEAGSRELRNPVFDRPIPTTDTEKLRLETGLTLFSSGNPYYSKPPAMLGAYGRNGHFSDYPWTLPSYPPPTFNLPGSKMSALYPPQYYPSPLTGGLAHLPTQISLLPPGDSGDRASQNPGPYPRLCLNQKSFPSYPVIQALRADLAPSASPQTTGASQGKERPGQRPQPQAGDVGTPWVKAETDSELEVTDLSDSSSDGEGCLELPVTPQTKVWRKLAQKPNPLSKERGRNGRPVPPESAASPRRSDRGTGADSTSDPPSGLPGAKDGKTSWNILEGLEVKAAGDYHTKLSVYVR comes from the exons ATGGATTGTAACTGTGTTTCTGACCTGCTCCTGACTCCTCCTCTACCGACTCTCTGGACTCCAG GTTTTGCGTTCCCGGACTGGGCCTACAAGCCCGAGTCGAGTCCGGGTTCCCGACAGATCCAGCTCTGGCACTTCATCCTGGAGCTGCTGCAGAAGGAGGAATATCAGAACGTCATCGCCTGGCAGGGAGATTACGGCGAGTTCGTCATCAAGGATCCTGACGAGGTGGCCAAACTGTGGGGCATCAGGAAGTGCAAACCGCACATGAACTACGACAAGCTGAGCCGGGCTCTCAG ATATTACTATAATAAGCGGATCCTGCACAAAACCAAAGGCAAACGATTCACCTACAAGTTCAATTTCAGTAAAGTGATCTTGGTGAACTACCCTTTGCTGGAGATGAGCCACTCTCAGCTTCTGCTCACCTCCAATCCATTCAGCAACACCCAGAGCCAGGATTGCACCCCAGTCACTCCCGAG GTGATTCAAAGTTTGTTGACTCCACCCAGACTTCCCGAAGCCGGGAGCCGGGAGCTGAGGAACCCAGTGTTTGATCggcccattcccaccacagacaccgaGAAACTTCGGTTAGAGACTGGCCTCACTTTGTTCAGTTCCG GGAATCCTTATTATTCCAAGCCCCCAGCAATGTTGGGTGCCTATGGAAGAAATGGTCATTTTTCAGACTATCCCTGGACCCTCCCTTCTTACCCTCCCCCCACTTTCAATCTGCCCGGCTCCAAGATGTCCGCCCTGTACCCGCCTCAGTACTACCCGAGCCCGCTGACAGGAGGGCTGGCACACCTGCCCACTcagatctccctcctcccccccggaGACTCTGGTGACAGGGCATCTCAGAACCCCGGCCCGTACCCCCGTCTGTGCCTCAACCAGAAGAGCTTCCCCTCCTACCCTGTCATCCAGGCCCTGAGGGCCGATCTGGCTCCCTCAGCCTCCCCCCAGACCACCGGCGCCTCGCAGGGGAAGGAGAGGCCCGGGCAGAGACCACAGCCCCAGGCAGGGGACGTGGGTACTCCCTGGGTCAAGGCGGAGACGGACTCAGAGCTGGAGGTGACCGACCTCAGCGACTCCAGCTCCGACGGCGAGGGCTGCCTCGAACTCCCCGTCACCCCGCAGACAAAGGTCTGGCGGAAGCTGGCCCAAAAACCCAACCCCTTGTCGAAGGAGCGAGGAAGGAACGGGCGCCCAGTCCCCCCAGAATCAGCAGCAAGTCCAAGGAGATCGGACAGGGGTACAGGAGCTGATTCCACGTCGGATCCCCCATCCGGATTGCCGGGAGCTAAAGATGGAAAAACGTCGTGGAATATTCTCGAGGGCTTGGAAGTAAAAGCAGCTGGTGATTACCACACCAAGTTGAGTGTTTATGTACGATAA